A region of Synechococcus sp. MW101C3 DNA encodes the following proteins:
- a CDS encoding YlqD family protein, whose amino-acid sequence MSDGQTLTIKRTITVRAVVTPRWKEDAERELSGAVANTDQQLAQLEQEGQQLVDEIRRQSMNPLDPRVQEQVGSVQQQVAAKRSELEEQKRAMLEQQRQVRELEFEQIVDQGQIEGACKIKVGDNLVQKLQVAVLVRDGVVEAIEGG is encoded by the coding sequence ATGTCCGACGGCCAAACGCTGACCATCAAGCGCACCATCACGGTGCGGGCGGTGGTGACACCGCGCTGGAAGGAAGATGCCGAGCGAGAGCTCAGCGGCGCTGTCGCCAACACCGATCAGCAGCTCGCTCAGCTGGAGCAGGAGGGCCAGCAACTGGTGGATGAGATCCGCCGCCAGAGCATGAATCCGCTCGATCCACGGGTGCAGGAGCAGGTGGGCTCAGTGCAGCAGCAGGTGGCGGCCAAGCGCAGTGAACTGGAGGAGCAGAAGCGCGCCATGCTCGAACAGCAGCGCCAGGTACGCGAACTGGAGTTCGAGCAGATCGTGGATCAGGGCCAGATCGAAGGCGCCTGCAAGATCAAGGTGGGCGACAACCTGGTGCAGAAGCTCCAGGTGGCGGTGCTGGTGCGCGATGGCGTCGTGGAGGCGATCGAGGGGGGCTGA
- the queA gene encoding tRNA preQ1(34) S-adenosylmethionine ribosyltransferase-isomerase QueA, which produces MSHPDTLLSSYSFHLPEERIAQRPAEPRHAARLLAVEPEPAPPRHLTVWDLAEELKPGDLLVVNNTRVLKARLAARRRTGGAAELLVLEPRGEGRWLCLARPAKRLHPGEELELQAAGGLSPQATDGPPLVVTVLEVDQASGGRVIQFPPHCVDAAAIEALLDRYGSMPLPPYIHQQDSSDDERYQTRYADKPGAVAAPTAGLHLSDKLLAALKARGVRLVAITLHVGLGTFRPVETEDLSALELHSEWVEVSAEVVEAVASTRAAGGRVIAMGTTSVRALEGAAAASADGVLQPFQGPVALVIQPGFRFRVVEGLITNFHLPQSSLLLLVSALIGRPRLLELYATAINEGYRFFSYGDAMWIAPAAVLPGARP; this is translated from the coding sequence CTGAGCCATCCGGACACGCTGCTCTCCAGCTACAGCTTCCATCTGCCCGAGGAGCGCATCGCCCAGCGGCCGGCGGAACCGCGCCATGCGGCCCGCCTGCTGGCCGTGGAGCCGGAGCCGGCTCCGCCGCGGCACTTAACGGTGTGGGATCTGGCCGAGGAGCTCAAGCCCGGCGATCTGCTGGTGGTGAACAACACCCGCGTGCTCAAGGCGCGGCTGGCGGCACGGCGCCGCACCGGCGGGGCCGCGGAACTGCTGGTGCTGGAACCCCGCGGGGAAGGGCGCTGGTTGTGTCTGGCACGGCCCGCCAAACGCCTCCACCCCGGTGAGGAGCTTGAGCTGCAGGCTGCTGGGGGACTGTCGCCGCAGGCCACTGATGGACCACCGCTGGTGGTCACAGTGCTGGAGGTGGATCAGGCCAGCGGCGGCCGGGTGATCCAGTTCCCGCCCCACTGCGTTGATGCCGCAGCTATCGAGGCGCTCCTGGATCGTTACGGCAGCATGCCCCTGCCGCCCTACATCCACCAGCAGGACAGCAGCGACGACGAGCGCTACCAGACGCGCTACGCCGACAAACCCGGTGCCGTGGCAGCACCGACGGCGGGGTTGCATCTCAGCGACAAGCTGCTGGCGGCGCTGAAGGCCCGCGGGGTGCGCCTCGTGGCGATCACGCTGCACGTGGGGCTGGGCACCTTCCGGCCGGTGGAAACGGAAGATCTCAGCGCGCTCGAACTCCACAGCGAATGGGTGGAGGTGTCGGCGGAGGTGGTGGAGGCGGTGGCCAGCACACGCGCCGCTGGCGGGCGGGTGATCGCGATGGGCACCACGAGCGTGCGGGCGCTGGAAGGGGCTGCCGCCGCGTCAGCGGATGGCGTGCTGCAGCCTTTTCAAGGGCCGGTGGCCCTAGTGATTCAGCCCGGGTTCCGCTTTCGGGTGGTGGAAGGGCTGATCACAAACTTCCACCTGCCGCAGAGCTCGCTGCTGCTGCTGGTGAGTGCCCTGATCGGGCGTCCCCGGCTGCTGGAGCTCTACGCCACGGCGATCAACGAGGGTTACCGCTTCTTTTCCTATGGCGATGCCATGTGGATTGCCCCGGCAGCGGTGCTGCCGGGGGCC
- a CDS encoding dihydrolipoamide acetyltransferase family protein yields the protein MATYEIFMPALSSTMTEGKIVEWLKQPGDRVERGESVLVVESDKADMDVEAFQEGFLAAVLMQAGGTAPVGETIGLIVETEAEIAAAQAGAPSAPAAAPAPVAAPASPSPVAAPVAPAAPVAAAPPAPAAVAAASLPVAAAPAAGNGRVVATPRARKLASQLGVKLEALKGSGPHGRIQAEDVERAAGQPASVARVAEGSAPFTAAAPAAAGASAGGGASAAPAGQSFGRPGETVAFTTLQGAVNRNMLASLAVPCFHVGYTITTDRLDAFYKQVKSKGVTMTALLAKAVGVVLARHPQVNAAASETGMVYPASVNVAIAVAMDDGGLVTPVLKEADRTDLYSLSRNWADLVARSRTKQLKPDEYSTGTFTLSNLGMFGVDRFDAILPPGTGAILAVAASLPTVVANADGSIAVKRQMQVNLTADHRVIYGAHGAAFLKDLADLIEHRPESLAL from the coding sequence TTGGCGACCTACGAAATCTTCATGCCCGCCCTGAGCTCCACGATGACGGAGGGCAAGATCGTGGAGTGGCTGAAGCAGCCCGGCGACCGCGTCGAGCGCGGTGAGTCCGTCCTGGTCGTCGAATCCGACAAGGCCGACATGGACGTGGAGGCCTTCCAGGAGGGCTTCCTGGCCGCCGTGTTGATGCAGGCCGGTGGCACGGCACCGGTGGGCGAAACGATCGGTCTGATTGTGGAAACCGAAGCGGAGATCGCCGCTGCCCAGGCCGGTGCCCCCAGCGCGCCCGCTGCAGCCCCCGCTCCTGTGGCCGCCCCTGCCTCGCCCTCACCCGTTGCCGCACCGGTTGCGCCGGCGGCTCCGGTCGCTGCGGCTCCCCCGGCGCCAGCGGCTGTTGCCGCTGCCAGCCTGCCTGTGGCTGCTGCTCCGGCGGCGGGCAACGGCCGGGTGGTGGCTACTCCCCGCGCCCGCAAGCTGGCCAGCCAGCTCGGGGTCAAGCTGGAAGCGCTCAAGGGCAGCGGCCCTCATGGCCGCATCCAGGCCGAGGACGTGGAGCGGGCTGCCGGCCAGCCCGCCTCGGTGGCCCGGGTGGCGGAAGGCAGTGCCCCCTTCACGGCCGCCGCTCCCGCTGCCGCTGGGGCTTCGGCCGGTGGCGGTGCCTCGGCCGCACCCGCGGGCCAGAGCTTCGGCCGCCCGGGAGAGACGGTGGCCTTCACCACCCTGCAGGGGGCGGTGAACCGCAACATGCTCGCCAGCCTCGCGGTTCCCTGTTTCCACGTGGGCTACACGATCACCACCGATCGGCTCGATGCCTTCTACAAGCAGGTGAAGAGCAAGGGCGTCACGATGACGGCCCTGCTCGCCAAGGCGGTGGGCGTGGTGCTCGCGCGCCATCCCCAGGTGAACGCCGCAGCGAGCGAAACCGGCATGGTGTACCCCGCCTCCGTCAATGTGGCGATCGCCGTGGCCATGGATGACGGCGGCCTGGTGACGCCGGTGCTGAAGGAGGCCGATCGCACCGATCTCTACAGCCTGTCGCGCAACTGGGCGGACCTGGTGGCCCGCTCCCGCACCAAGCAGCTCAAGCCCGACGAATACAGCACCGGCACCTTCACCCTCTCCAATCTCGGCATGTTCGGGGTCGACCGTTTCGATGCGATCCTTCCGCCCGGCACCGGCGCGATCCTGGCGGTGGCGGCCTCCCTCCCCACGGTGGTGGCCAACGCCGATGGCTCGATCGCCGTCAAGCGCCAGATGCAGGTGAACCTGACCGCCGACCACCGGGTGATCTATGGCGCCCACGGGGCGGCGTTCCTCAAGGATCTGGCCGACCTGATCGAACACCGGCCCGAAAGCCTGGCGCTCTGA
- a CDS encoding AMP-binding protein yields MKARAEISWSGDRKDCQALAAREDLSQITGLEQIWPEAAQRYGTAVALEAPHTTPPEQLSFCDLNAAILEAAAAFASLGVAPGDVVALFAENSPRWLIADQGLMRAGAADAVRGSTAPVEELRYILEDSGAVGLVVESAALLQRLALPPEQLARLRFVVLLEEPAGAGALPLPEQVMGLSWPDFSARGAGVAPPPLPPVAPERLATLLYTSGTTGRPKGVPLSHANLLHQLRTLGVAVNPRPGDRALSVLPIWHAYERTAEYFLLAAGCRQTYTTLKHLRGDLQAVKPHYMISVPRLWEALLAGFEDALAAMPAKRRSLIEKALAASRFHGLQRRRARGLTLQVEPPLARLTAALLSAVSWPVDALAAALLWPKVRQQLSGGVLRTAISGGGALSLHVDSFFEAIGIELLVGYGLTETSPVLACRRPWRNRRGSAGQPLPDTDLKIVDQESGAPLGWGERGRVLARGPQVMAGYFNKPEATAAVLDVDGWFDTGDLGHLLPDGSLVLTGRAKDTIVLSSGENIEPGPLEEALVAHPLVEQVMLVGQDRRQLGALVVPRAEPLAAFAAAAGLPAPAGAGAAVEADALLLRALKGEFNRLLAARPGSRPDERLAGVALVEPFTIDNGLLTQTLKQRRDRITQRDQAAVEAIYAG; encoded by the coding sequence GTGAAAGCACGGGCGGAGATTTCCTGGTCGGGTGACCGGAAGGACTGTCAGGCGCTGGCCGCTCGCGAGGACCTCAGCCAGATCACCGGGCTGGAGCAGATCTGGCCGGAAGCGGCCCAGCGCTACGGCACAGCCGTGGCCCTGGAGGCTCCCCACACCACCCCGCCCGAGCAGCTCAGCTTCTGCGACCTCAACGCCGCGATCCTGGAGGCCGCCGCTGCCTTTGCCTCCCTGGGCGTGGCCCCCGGCGATGTGGTGGCCCTGTTTGCCGAGAACTCGCCGCGCTGGCTGATCGCCGACCAGGGGCTGATGCGGGCCGGCGCCGCCGATGCGGTGCGGGGCAGCACGGCGCCGGTGGAGGAGCTGCGCTACATCCTCGAGGACTCCGGCGCAGTGGGGCTGGTGGTGGAATCGGCCGCGCTGCTGCAGCGCCTGGCCCTGCCGCCCGAGCAGCTCGCCCGGCTGCGTTTCGTGGTGCTGCTGGAGGAGCCGGCCGGCGCGGGCGCACTGCCGCTGCCCGAGCAGGTGATGGGCCTCAGCTGGCCCGACTTCAGCGCCCGCGGGGCCGGCGTGGCGCCACCGCCGCTGCCACCGGTGGCGCCGGAGCGCCTGGCCACGCTGCTCTATACCTCCGGCACCACCGGCCGGCCCAAGGGCGTGCCGCTCAGCCACGCCAACCTGCTGCATCAGCTCCGCACCCTCGGGGTGGCGGTGAATCCCCGCCCCGGCGATCGGGCGCTGAGCGTGCTGCCGATCTGGCATGCCTATGAGCGCACGGCCGAATACTTCCTGCTGGCGGCCGGCTGCCGCCAGACCTACACCACGCTCAAGCACCTGCGCGGTGACCTGCAGGCGGTCAAGCCGCACTACATGATCAGCGTGCCCCGCCTCTGGGAAGCGCTTCTGGCGGGCTTCGAGGATGCGCTGGCGGCCATGCCCGCCAAGCGCCGCAGCCTGATCGAGAAGGCACTGGCGGCGAGCCGCTTCCATGGGCTGCAGCGCCGCCGCGCCAGGGGCCTCACCCTGCAGGTGGAGCCGCCACTGGCCCGGCTTACGGCGGCGCTGCTCAGTGCGGTGAGCTGGCCAGTGGATGCGCTGGCCGCTGCGCTGCTGTGGCCGAAGGTGAGGCAGCAGTTGTCGGGAGGGGTGCTGCGCACGGCGATCAGCGGCGGCGGTGCCCTTTCCCTGCACGTGGACAGCTTCTTCGAGGCGATCGGCATCGAGCTGCTGGTGGGCTACGGCCTCACCGAAACCAGCCCGGTGCTTGCCTGCCGCCGGCCCTGGCGCAACCGCCGCGGCAGCGCCGGCCAACCCCTGCCGGACACCGACTTGAAAATCGTCGATCAGGAGAGCGGCGCGCCATTGGGCTGGGGCGAGCGGGGCCGGGTGCTGGCGCGCGGTCCGCAGGTGATGGCCGGCTACTTCAACAAGCCGGAAGCCACCGCTGCCGTGCTCGATGTCGACGGCTGGTTCGACACCGGCGACCTCGGCCACCTGCTGCCCGATGGCTCCCTGGTGCTCACCGGCCGCGCCAAGGACACGATCGTGCTCAGCAGTGGCGAGAACATCGAGCCCGGCCCGCTGGAGGAGGCCCTGGTGGCCCATCCGCTGGTGGAGCAGGTGATGCTGGTGGGGCAGGACCGCCGCCAGCTGGGCGCCCTGGTGGTGCCCCGCGCCGAGCCGCTGGCGGCCTTCGCGGCGGCGGCCGGTCTGCCGGCGCCCGCTGGTGCCGGTGCCGCTGTAGAGGCCGATGCCCTGTTGCTGCGTGCCCTCAAAGGTGAGTTCAACCGCTTGCTGGCGGCCCGCCCCGGTTCGCGCCCCGACGAACGCCTGGCCGGGGTGGCACTGGTGGAGCCGTTCACGATCGACAACGGCCTGCTCACCCAGACGCTGAAACAGCGGCGTGACCGCATCACCCAGCGGGACCAGGCGGCAGTGGAGGCCATCTACGCCGGTTGA